A segment of the Verrucomicrobiota bacterium genome:
GGTAGAATGGCCGAGTGGATTTCGGGCCAGACCAAGGCGCGACGAGGGCGCGGTGCAGGCACCGTAACCGAGGAGCAACGCTGGGCTGGCTCGAAAGACACCGGCTCTCCCTTCCCCGCGCTTCAGCGCCTCTTCCCCACAACACCTTCCCTCCATTCTACCAGTGAATTCTGGAGCTTGGTATCAGACCCATTCAGAACCATTCCTATCGCGAAGCCCTACCCGGGCCCGATCAGCCGGGCCGCCCCAGCTTGGACCTCCACCACGAAAGGAGTTTCCCCGATGGGGTCTCCATCGATTTCCAAGGGCAGCGGCGGGTCGGCCGTGACCTCGATTCTCTGGCCCGCGCGAAAAGAAAGTTCCCGCTCATCGCAAGTCTGCCTCAAAAGCAGGCGGATCAGAATCCCAAGGATTCTCCAGAAGCTGCGCGTCTGGACGATTGCCAAGTCCAAGCGACCATCCTGGGCGCTGATCTCCTCGTGAATCTGAAAGCCCGGCCCCAAAATCTCTCCCACATTGATCAGCATGACGGTGTGGGCTCGGAAGACCTCCTCTTGGCCATCGACTCGAATCATGACCCGCGAGCGACGAAGCGTGAACAAATTCTTGATGCCCGTGAAAACATAGGCCCAGAAACCGAAGCGACGTTTGAGATCCCGACTCGTCTCCCGCAGAAAAGCCGCATCCCAACCAGCTCCCGCCGCCACCG
Coding sequences within it:
- a CDS encoding diacylglycerol kinase family protein — encoded protein: MGAGCASVLLVLNPQAGPSMQPAPRARIERWMEEEGVSYELRETKAAGDARRWMAETAPFQRVVVAGGDGTVMEALSGLIENGSSLPLGILPLGTGNLLARALSLPSDLLEALEVAVATGKESRLDVGFLPDRKAYFAVAAGAGWDAAFLRETSRDLKRRFGFWAYVFTGIKNLFTLRRSRVMIRVDGQEEVFRAHTVMLINVGEILGPGFQIHEEISAQDGRLDLAIVQTRSFWRILGILIRLLLRQTCDERELSFRAGQRIEVTADPPLPLEIDGDPIGETPFVVEVQAGAARLIGPG